Proteins encoded together in one Tripterygium wilfordii isolate XIE 37 chromosome 14, ASM1340144v1, whole genome shotgun sequence window:
- the LOC120015067 gene encoding protein unc-13 homolog — protein sequence MAHHSRRDSVSSPTTDTELDWPFGKLEGIDRDDVRETAYEIFFTACRSSPGFGGGRNAITFYSNHDNNNNGGSGDGSSGGSGSGSPGGRANSVVTTPASRIKRALGLKMLRRSPSRRMSSIGSGISGHGGSAPSSPNSHGSGSSPGSGFSTVPPPLRPRRPLTSAEIMRQQMRVTEQSDNRLRKTLMRTLVGQMGRRAETIILPLELLRHLKPSEFNDSHEYHLWQKRQLKIIEAGLLLHPSIPLDKSNTYAMRLREIIRASETKPIDTGKNSDTTRTLCNSVVSLSWRSANGTPTDVCHWADGFPLNIHLYISLLQSIFDIRDETLVLDEVDELLELMKKTWSTLGINRPIHNLCFTWVLFQQYVVTGQTEPDLLCAAHAMLTEVANYAKKPDWDVVYVKMLSSALNLMHGWAEKRLLQYHDYFHRGNAGLIESLLPLVLSASKILGEDVTITEGKGKDKGDTKVVDSSGDRIDHYIRSSVKNAFAKVIENENAKCEAAEVKEEASEALLRLAKETEDLALKERESFSPILKKWHPIAASVAAVTLHQCYGVVLKQYLAGTTTLTNETVGVLQRAAKLEKVLVQMVVEDSTDCDDGGKSIVREMDPYEVDSIILRLLRQWIEERLKTWMEYLNRAKESETWNPKSKTEPYALSIVELIKLAKEAVDDFFQIPIGITEDLVHDLADALEHLFQEYTSFVASCGTKQSYIPILPPLTRCNRDSKFLRLWKRASPCSVSGDEMHTIGVNEGHHPRPSTSRGTQRLYIRLNTLHYLLSHLHSLDKTLALSPKITTSTRHRFGNGRRKRANSSCSYFDFAQSAILSACQHVSEVAAYRLIFLDSNSVFYESLYVGDVANSRGRPALRTLKQNITLLSAIITDRAQALAVKEVMKASFEAYLMVLLAGGCSRVFHRSDHEMIVEDFESLKRVFCTCGEGLVSEDVVDREAETVEGVITLMGECSEQLMEDFSIATCETSGIGVVSAGQKLPMPPTTGRWNRSDPNTILRVLCYRNDRAANQFLKRTFQLAKRR from the exons ATGGCCCACCACTCCCGCCGGGACTCCGTTTCTAGCCCCACCACCGACACGGAGCTCGACTGGCCTTTCGGGAAGCTTGAAGGAATCGACCGTGACGACGTACGTGAGACGGCATATGAAATCTTCTTCACGGCCTGCCGCTCCTCCCCGGGCTTCGGTGGCGGTCGCAATGCCATCACGTTTTACTCCAACCATGACAATAACAATAATGGCGGGTCAGGGGATGGAAGTAGTGGAGGGTCAGGGTCTGGGTCACCGGGTGGGCGGGCGAATTCGGTTGTGACGACGCCAGCGAGCCGGATAAAGCGGGCATTGGGTCTGAAAATGCTGAGGAGGTCGCCTTCGCGGAGAATGTCGAGTATCGGATCGGGGATAAGCGGGCATGGAGGGTCTGCCCCGTCGTCACCGAATTCGCACGGATCAGGGTCGAGCCCAGGGTCGGGGTTTTCCACTGTCCCACCACCATTGAGGCCTAGAAGGCCGCTGACTTCAGCGGAGATAATGAGGCAACAGATGAGGGTGACGGAGCAGAGTGACAATAGGTTGCGAAAAACTCTCATGAGAACCCTCGTTGGCCAA ATGGGAAGAAGAGCAGAGACCATAATCCTTCCACTGGAGCTGCTTCGCCACCTAAAACCATCAGAGTTCAATGACTCGCATGAATACCATCTATGGCAGAAGCGTCAGCTCAAGATTATTGAAGCCGGTCTCCTCCTCCACCCATCAATCCCTCTAGACAAGTCCAACACATATGCAATGCGCCTGCGTGAAATAATCCGAGCCAGCGAGACTAAACCAATCGACACTGGCAAAAACTCAGACACCACGAGAACACTCTGCAACAGTGTAGTCTCATTGTCATGGAGAAGTGCCAATGGAACTCCCACTGATGTTTGTCATTGGGCTGACGGCTTCCCTCTCAACATCCACCTCTACATTTCacttcttcaatcaatatttgaTATCAGAGACGAAACGTTGGTTCTTGATGAGGTTGATGAGCTTTTGGAGCTCATGAAGAAGACATGGTCTACATTGGGGATTAATAGGCCTATCCACAATTTGTGCTTCACATGGGTTCTGTTTCAGCAATATGTAGTGACAGGGCAAACAGAACCGGACCTTCTCTGTGCTGCTCATGCTATGTTGACTGAGGTGGCGAATTATGCCAAAAAGCCGGACTGGGATGTTGTGTATGTGAAGATGTTGTCTTCTGCTTTGAATTTGATGCATGGATGGGCAGAGAAGAGGTTGCTTCAGTATCATGACTATTTTCATCGGGGAAATGCTGGCCTCATTGAGAGCCTTCTTCCTTTGGTATTGTCGGCTTCGAAGATTTTAGGTGAAGATGTTACAATCacagaagggaaagggaaagatAAAGGGGACACAAAGGTAGTGGATTCATCCGGGGATCGCATCGATCACTATATAAGATCTTCTGTCAAGAATGCATTTGCAAAG GTAATTGAAAAcgaaaatgctaaatgtgaaGCTGCAGAAGTGAAGGAAGAGGCAAGTGAAGCTTTACTTCGTTTAGCTAAAGAAACAGAAGATTTGGCATTGAAAGAGAGGGAAAGTTTCAGTCCTATTTTGAAGAAATGGCATCCGATTGCAGCTAGTGTTGCGGCGGTGACTCTGCACCAATGTTATGGAGTGGTGCTAAAACAATACCTAGCCGGGACCACGACACTCACGAATGAGACAGTTGGGGTGTTACAAAGGGCAGCAAAACTAGAGAAAGTCTTGGTTCAAATGGTTGTTGAGGACTCCACAGATTGTGATGATGGAGGCAAATCAATTGTGAGAGAAATGGATCCATATGAAGTTGATTCTATCATATTGAGGCTCTTGAGGCAATGGATTGAGGAGAGGTTGAAGACATGGATGGAATATCTTAACAGAGCAAAAGAATCCGAA ACATGGAATCCAAAGTCCAAAACCGAGCCATATGCATTGTCCATTGTGGAGCTAATAAAACTCGCAAAGGAAGCTGTGGATGATTTTTTCCAAATCCCTATTGGAATTACTGAGGATTTGGTTCATGATCTTGCTGATGCTTTAGAGCATCTCTTCCAGGAGTACACATCCTTCGTCGCCTCATGTG GAACAAAGCAGAGCTATATTCCAATACTTCCCCCACTAACCAGATGCAACCGAGACTCAAAGTTCCTAAGGCTATGGAAAAGAGCTAGCCCTTGCAGTGTGAGTGGAGATGAAATGCATACAATTGGAGTCAATGAAGGCCACCACCCTCGGCCCTCAACAAGTCGTGGAACACAACGCCTCTACATCCGCCTCAACACCTTGCATTATCTTCTTTCACACCTGCATTCCCTTGACAAGACGCTCGCTCTCTCCCCCAAAATAACTACTTCAACGCGTCACCGTTTTGGCAATGGCCGTAGGAAACGTGccaattcttcttgttcttaCTTTGATTTTGCACAGTCGGCTATTCTATCTGCCTGTCAACATGTATCAGAAGTAGCTGCTTATCGCCTCATCTTCCTCGACTCGAATTCTGTTTTCTATGAAAGTCTATATGTTGGTGATGTTGCAAATTCCAGAGGTAGGCCTGCATTGCGGACACTTAAGCAGAACATCACTCTCTTGTCTGCAATTATCACAGACCGAGCCCAGGCATTAGCAGTGAAAGAAGTGATGAAGGCCTCCTTTGAAGCCTACTTGATGGTTTTACTTGCTGGAGGATGCTCTAGAGTCTTTCATAGATCTGATCATGAGATGATTGTGGAGGATTTTGAAAGCTTGAAGAGGGTATTCTGCACATGTGGAGAAGGACTAGTTTCTGAAGATGTGGTGGACAGAGAGGCGGAGACAGTGGAAGGGGTGATTACACTAATGGGAGAATGCTCTGAGCAATTAATGGAAGATTTTAGCATTGCAACCTGTGAAACCAGCGGAATAGGAGTCGTCAGTGCAGGCCAAAAACTACCGATGCCTCCAACAACAGGAAGGTGGAATAGATCTGATCCAAACACAATATTAAGGGTGCTGTGCTACAGGAACGATCGAGCAGCCAATCAGTTCTTGAAGAGAACATTCCAGTTGgcaaagagaagatga
- the LOC120015066 gene encoding protein NRT1/ PTR FAMILY 5.2-like, whose translation MKKERKSSGVEGGGEQLQGDDYTQDGTVDLKGNPVLRSKRGGWTACSFVVVYEVFERMAYYGISSNLVLYLTRKLHQGTVKSSNNVTNWVGTIWITPILGAYVADAHLGRYWTFIVASVIYLSGMSVLTLSVSLPGLKPPPCHDTNLENCKKASTLQLAVFYGALYTLAVGTGGTKPNISTIGADQFDDFEPKEKAHKLSFFNWWMFSIFFGTLFANTVLVYIQDNVGWSLGYGLPTLGLAISIAIFLAGTPFYRHRVPAGSPFTRMGRVIVAAIRKWRVPIPTDPKQLYELDLEVYANKGKFRIDSTNTLRFLNKAAVKTSSNSPWMLCSVTQVEETKQMLRMIPILMATFVPSTMVAQINTLFVKQGTTLDRRIGNFIIPPASLIAFVTISLLISVVLYDRFFVPFIRRWTKNPRGITLLQRMGIGLVFHIMIMTAASLIENYRLRVAKDHGLVENGGQVPLTIFILLPQFVLMGIADAFLEVAKIEFFYDQAPESMKSLGTSYSSTSLGLGNFISSFLLSTVSRITKEHGHHGWILNNLNASHLDYYYAFFAILNFFNLIFFLVVIKFYVYKAEVSDSMVVLAEELQGIRLQGNIQEESRI comes from the exons atgaagaaagaaagaaaaagttctGGAGTGGAAGGAGGAGGAGAGCAGCTGCAGGGAGATGATTATACACAAGATGGGACTGTGGATCTCAAAGGAAACCCTGTCCTTAGATCTAAAAGAGGAGGATGGACTGCTTGCTCCTTTGTTGTCg tGTATGAGGTGTTTGAACGGATGGCTTACTATGGAATCTCAAGCAATCTTGTACTCTACTTGACAAGGAAGCTCCATCAGGGCACGGTCAAGTCCTCCAACAATGTCACTAATTGGGTTGGGACTATTTGGATTACACCCATTTTGGGTGCCTATGTTGCAGACGCTCATCTTGGCCGCTATTGGACCTTCATCGTCGCATCCGTCATCTATCTCTCA GGGATGTCTGTCCTAACACTATCAGTCTCACTACCAGGACTAAAGCCGCCTCCTTGCCATGACACCAATTTGGAGAACTGTAAAAAGGCGTCGACCCTTCAGTTGGCGGTGTTTTACGGTGCGCTCTACACGCTTGCGGTGGGCACCGGCGGAACGAAGCCCAACATTTCAACGATCGGAGCAGACCAGTTTGATGATTTTGAGCCGAAGGAGAAGGCGCATAAGCTATCTTTCTTTAACTGGTGGATGTTCAGTATTTTCTTTGGGACACTTTTTGCTAACACAGTCCTTGTTTACATACAAGACAATGTGGGCTGGTCTTTGGGTTATGGGCTTCCTACTCTTGGGCTTGCCATATCGATTGCTATTTTCTTGGCTGGTACTCCTTTTTATAGGCACAGGGTGCCTGCAGGAAGCCCATTTACAAGAATGGGCAGAGTCATAGTTGCTGCTATAAGAAAATGGAGGGTGCCAATTCCTACTGACCCTAAACAACTCTATGAACTTGACTTGGAAGTGTATGCCAATAAAGGGAAGTTCAGAATTGATTCCACAAACACTTTAAG gtttcTTAACAAAGCTGCTGTGAAAACAAGCTCAAACAGTCCATGGATGCTATGCTCAGTTACACAAGTAGAGGAAACAAAGCAAATGTTAAGAATGATTCCAATCTTGATGGCAACATTTGTTCCGAGCACGATGGTTGCTCAGATAAATACACTTTTTGTGAAGCAAGGGACTACTCTTGATCGAAGAATTGGGAACTTCATCATCCCCCCTGCAAGTTTAATTGCATTTGTTACCATATCATTGCTTATCTCTGTTGTTCTATATGATCGATTCTTTGTCCCGTTCATCCGAAGGTGGACGAAGAATCCTAGAGGGATCACTCTCCTTCAAAGAATGGGGATTGGTCTTGTTTTTCACATCATGATCATGACAGCTGCATCTCTGATTGAGAATTACAGGCTTCGCGTGGCTAAAGATCATGGATTAGTTGAAAATGGAGGACAAGTTCCATTGACAATATTCATTTTGCTTCCTCAATTTGTGCTTATGGGAATAGCTGATGCATTTCTAGAGGTGGCAAAGATTGAGTTCTTCTACGACCAGGCCCCGGAAAGTATGAAGAGTCTGGGGACATCTTACTCAAGTACAAGTCTTGGACTTGGAAACTTCATTAGTAGCTTCCTCCTTTCGACAGTTTCTCGCATCACAAAGGAGCATGGTCACCATGGATGGATCTTAAACAATCTGAATGCTTCTCATCTTGACTATTACTATGCATTTTTCGCAATATTGAACTTCTTCAActtgattttcttcttggttgtGATCAAGTTCTATGTGTACAAAGCTGAAGTTTCGGATTCAATGGTGGTTCTTGCTGAAGAGTTGCAGGGGATAAGATTGCAGGGTAATATCCAAGAAGAGTCCAGGATATAA
- the LOC120014663 gene encoding cyanate hydratase-like encodes MEETKTTIVNRLLALKLKSGKTYSEIAEETGLTNVYAAQLLRRQAQLKPDTAKKLEAALPGLSKELLEEMMKPPMRSYDPNLIQDPAIYRLNEAVMHFGESIKEIINEDFGDGIMSAIDFYCSVDKVKGIDGKDRVVLTFDGKYLPHTEQKSENMVSRLKASLK; translated from the exons ATGGAGGAGACAAAGACGACCATAGTCAATCGCCTACTGGCGTTGAAACTCAAGTCCGGCAAGACCTACAGTGAGATAGCAGAAGAGACCGGGCTCACGAACGTGTATGCGGCCCAACTACTGAGGCGCCAGGCGCAATTGAAGCCTGATACTGCTAAAAAGTTGGAGGCCGCCCTGCCTGGTCTGTCGAAGGAGCTTCTGGAAGAGATGATGAAGCCACCGATGAGGTCCTACGACCCTAATTTGATCCAAGATCCTGCTATTTACAG GCTGAATGAAGCAGTGATGCATTTTGGGGAGAGCATCAAGGAAATTATCAATGAAGATTTTGGTGATGGCAT TATGTCAGCTATAGACTTCTACTGCTCTGTTGACAAAGTTAAAGGCATTGATGGAAAGGATCGTGTTGTGTTGACATTTGACGGGAAGTATCTGCCCCACACTGAGCAG AAATCGGAGAATATGGTTTCACGACTAAAGGCATCACTGAAGTAA